One genomic segment of Candidatus Dadabacteria bacterium includes these proteins:
- a CDS encoding arginine--tRNA ligase codes for MKDEILKVIKESVDLLEFPGIPPGDKAEFEVSVPKKKEFGDFSTNAALIIGSMTGENPRKVAQQIVEAIERSQCGFIEKLDIAGPGFINFFVNETLFESALLEILRLGERYGASREGSGQKVIVEFVSANPTGYLHFGHARNAVVGDSVCRILSFCGYEVTREFYVNDAGRQMDMLGESVYSALARLFGLAREIPEDGYRGEYVSQLAEEIKVSDKCPQVPGDESVAIEFCKEFAYSKLLEEIKTDLLDLRVDFDNWYSERAKIHGHGSEEGKIDKILVRLRELDVVEEKEDALWFKASLYGDGKDWVIIKKDGAPTYFLSDIAYHADKYSRGFSKLINVWGADHHSHVSRLKSSMKALGLDESSLHVLLMQFVRLVRDGVEVPMSKRAGDFVTLREVLREVGCDATRFFLLMRSSDSHLDFDLSLAKKESSENPVYYVQYANARISSLMRNSAEAQVSASEEHLDLLSDDEERNIVKILLRFPEVVSSAADSLSPHKVVYYLQELAAEFHFYYNKTRILDSENADTASARLYLARCVQVVIENGLGLLGISAPRSM; via the coding sequence ATGAAAGACGAAATACTGAAAGTCATAAAAGAGTCCGTGGATTTGCTTGAGTTCCCCGGAATCCCGCCGGGTGATAAGGCGGAGTTTGAGGTGTCGGTTCCGAAAAAAAAGGAATTCGGTGATTTCTCCACAAACGCGGCGCTCATCATAGGAAGTATGACGGGCGAAAATCCGCGCAAAGTCGCGCAACAGATAGTCGAGGCCATAGAGCGGAGCCAGTGCGGTTTCATAGAAAAGCTCGATATAGCAGGGCCGGGATTTATCAACTTCTTCGTTAATGAAACCCTGTTTGAATCCGCTCTTCTTGAGATCCTTCGTCTCGGTGAGCGCTACGGAGCCTCGAGAGAGGGTTCCGGCCAAAAGGTAATAGTCGAGTTCGTAAGCGCCAATCCCACGGGCTACCTTCATTTCGGTCACGCGCGAAATGCTGTTGTCGGAGATTCTGTGTGCAGGATACTTTCCTTTTGCGGATACGAGGTAACAAGAGAGTTTTACGTAAACGACGCAGGGAGGCAGATGGATATGCTCGGCGAGTCGGTGTACTCGGCTCTCGCGCGATTATTCGGACTCGCAAGGGAAATTCCTGAAGACGGTTATCGCGGTGAGTACGTATCCCAGCTTGCCGAAGAGATAAAGGTATCGGACAAATGTCCGCAGGTACCTGGGGATGAGTCGGTGGCCATCGAGTTCTGTAAAGAATTTGCCTACTCAAAACTGCTTGAGGAAATAAAAACGGACCTTCTTGACCTGAGAGTGGATTTTGACAACTGGTACAGCGAGAGGGCCAAAATACACGGTCACGGTTCGGAAGAGGGAAAAATCGACAAGATTCTTGTCAGGCTCCGGGAACTTGACGTAGTTGAGGAAAAAGAGGATGCGCTCTGGTTCAAGGCATCCCTCTACGGGGACGGTAAGGACTGGGTAATAATAAAAAAAGACGGTGCTCCGACCTACTTTCTCTCCGATATAGCCTATCACGCGGATAAATATTCAAGGGGATTTTCCAAGCTTATAAACGTCTGGGGAGCCGACCACCACAGTCACGTCTCGCGCCTTAAGTCATCCATGAAGGCCCTCGGTCTGGACGAATCCTCTCTGCACGTGCTTCTCATGCAGTTTGTCAGACTCGTGAGGGACGGAGTGGAAGTCCCGATGTCGAAAAGAGCCGGAGATTTCGTCACGCTTCGCGAAGTGCTGCGAGAAGTCGGGTGTGACGCCACTAGATTCTTTTTGCTGATGAGAAGTTCGGACAGCCACCTTGATTTTGATCTTTCCTTGGCGAAAAAGGAATCGAGCGAAAATCCCGTTTACTACGTTCAGTACGCAAACGCTAGAATCTCAAGCCTGATGAGAAACTCGGCAGAAGCTCAAGTGAGCGCTTCTGAGGAACATCTTGACCTTCTTTCAGACGATGAGGAACGAAACATCGTGAAGATACTTCTCAGGTTTCCCGAGGTAGTAAGCTCGGCAGCTGATTCTCTTTCTCCTCACAAAGTAGTCTATTATCTCCAGGAATTGGCAGCTGAGTTTCATTTTTATTACAATAAAACGAGGATACTGGATTCAGAGAATGCCGATACGGCTTCCGCGAGGCTTTATCTGGCTCGCTGCGTACAGGTAGTTATAGAAAACGGTCTCGGGCTTTTAGGAATAAGCGCCCCCCGAAGCATGTAA
- a CDS encoding SPOR domain-containing protein — translation MAEEKKEKDPRVLRLSLVFLVVFTMVFSLGVVVGKKFIPPDGPVSAEKSPGLLEKLFSFGSRMKLPSGGTGKPDDSSKKTPTRDEYLSAMINPDHKYTIQVSSFLSKKVANRSVRFYKDKGYPAFVREYSPSEITTFYRVRIGSFQSKEEAQEFGNEIKEKERDFKFYVTIND, via the coding sequence ATGGCTGAAGAAAAAAAAGAAAAAGATCCCCGGGTACTGCGCCTGTCTCTGGTTTTTCTCGTTGTCTTTACAATGGTGTTTTCTCTGGGAGTCGTAGTAGGGAAGAAGTTCATACCCCCAGACGGGCCGGTTTCGGCGGAGAAATCTCCCGGCCTGCTGGAAAAGCTGTTTTCGTTCGGGTCGCGAATGAAACTTCCAAGCGGCGGAACGGGGAAACCGGACGATTCCTCGAAAAAAACACCCACCCGCGATGAGTACCTATCGGCGATGATCAATCCCGACCATAAATACACCATTCAGGTCAGTTCCTTCCTGAGCAAGAAAGTTGCCAATCGATCCGTGAGGTTCTACAAGGACAAAGGGTATCCGGCCTTTGTAAGAGAATATTCGCCTTCTGAAATCACCACCTTCTACAGAGTAAGGATAGGAAGCTTTCAATCCAAGGAGGAGGCACAGGAATTCGGCAACGAGATAAAGGAGAAGGAAAGAGACTTCAAGTTCTACGTAACCATTAACGACTGA
- a CDS encoding CDP-alcohol phosphatidyltransferase family protein has protein sequence MENEWTSSNSEETDERSKTGRKPESSKLLTGGVKSWWVLLMSPIEDFLIEREFRPNVLTITTLVVSALAGYFFHLGMIFVAGVLLLAGSTFDIFDGRVARAQGLNSPKGAFFDSCVDRYSEVLIYLGLLSFFRDTFFVYIVFLIACCSMMVSYTKARAEGLGIECEVGIMQRTERIVYLGVLAAFNFLGNIVTFFLGLGNRNYLLKLSIIILCIFSFYTSIQRMTHVMKKMEEAGNGGTDGTGAVG, from the coding sequence ATGGAAAACGAATGGACATCGTCTAACTCCGAGGAAACTGACGAGAGATCGAAAACAGGAAGAAAACCGGAGTCTTCCAAGCTTCTCACGGGCGGGGTCAAGTCCTGGTGGGTCCTTCTAATGAGCCCCATAGAGGACTTTCTTATAGAAAGAGAATTCCGCCCCAACGTACTCACTATCACCACGCTGGTAGTTTCCGCCCTTGCTGGTTACTTTTTCCATCTGGGTATGATTTTCGTAGCCGGGGTGCTGCTGCTGGCCGGCTCGACTTTTGACATTTTCGACGGCAGAGTAGCGCGGGCGCAAGGTCTCAATTCACCCAAGGGAGCTTTCTTTGACTCCTGCGTGGACAGGTACTCAGAAGTTCTCATCTACTTGGGCCTTCTAAGCTTTTTCAGAGACACTTTCTTTGTTTACATCGTTTTCCTGATAGCCTGCTGTTCCATGATGGTCAGTTACACAAAAGCCAGGGCAGAAGGGCTCGGAATTGAATGCGAGGTAGGAATAATGCAGAGAACTGAGAGGATAGTCTATCTAGGGGTTCTCGCGGCGTTTAACTTCCTTGGCAACATAGTTACTTTCTTTCTAGGGTTAGGAAACAGGAATTACCTGCTGAAACTCTCTATCATCATCCTCTGCATCTTTTCCTTTTACACTTCGATACAGAGAATGACTCATGTAATGAAGAAGATGGAGGAAGCCGGGAACGGCGGGACGGACGGAACCGGAGCAGTAGGTTAA
- a CDS encoding 50S ribosomal protein L19 encodes MGIIAEVEKKHLRTDLPEFRAGDTVSVHYNIKEGERRRIQVFEGTVIAKKGSGFRETFTVRKVSYGIGVERIFPLHSPLIGKIEVKRKGRVRRAKLYYLRGLSKKASRIRERSS; translated from the coding sequence ATGGGAATCATAGCAGAAGTTGAAAAAAAGCATCTCAGAACCGACCTGCCGGAGTTTCGTGCCGGAGACACTGTATCGGTCCACTACAACATTAAGGAAGGCGAGAGGAGAAGGATCCAGGTTTTTGAAGGTACCGTGATAGCCAAAAAAGGCTCGGGCTTCAGAGAGACTTTCACGGTAAGAAAGGTTTCCTACGGTATCGGCGTTGAAAGGATCTTCCCCTTGCATTCCCCTCTTATAGGGAAAATAGAGGTAAAAAGAAAAGGCCGAGTGAGAAGAGCCAAGCTTTACTACCTAAGAGGCCTTTCAAAGAAAGCTAGCAGAATAAGGGAGAGAAGCTCTTAA
- the trmD gene encoding tRNA (guanosine(37)-N1)-methyltransferase TrmD, with protein MKFDIVTIFPDFFESVFSFGVISRAVENKTVEINVHDLRAYSPAKHGKTDDTPYGGGSGMLMTPGPIGSAINSIREKGLRSAVILTTPKGEEFNDRKAQELCGFEQLIILCGRYEGVDDRINKLYVDMKISTGKYINSGGEYACSLIVDAVSRYLPGVLGNTESLASESLKNGLLEYPQYTKPRTYRGEKVPEVLISGDHEKIRKWRRRESIKSTFIQNPASLDAAQLSKDEDAFLKELKAESAAGFKVYIALVHHPVYNSRLEVVSTAFKSIDAHDISRDATTYGVRKFYLINPVEEQRRLAGRLVDHWIEGEGKNFNETKSKAFGIISVISTIEEAVGQIEEIEGKKPKIVATDARFSDDMTGYRTLREKIFENEEPFLILFGTGSGLTLETIKAADYVLRPISGYSEFNHLSVRSAAAIVLDRLLSCGA; from the coding sequence ATGAAGTTTGACATAGTGACAATTTTCCCGGATTTCTTCGAGTCCGTTTTTTCCTTCGGGGTGATAAGCAGGGCGGTTGAGAACAAGACGGTTGAGATAAATGTTCACGACCTGAGAGCTTACTCTCCTGCCAAGCACGGAAAAACGGATGACACCCCCTACGGAGGGGGAAGCGGAATGCTTATGACCCCGGGGCCGATAGGAAGCGCGATCAACAGTATAAGGGAAAAAGGTCTGCGTTCCGCGGTGATTCTCACGACCCCCAAAGGAGAGGAATTTAACGACCGCAAGGCGCAGGAACTCTGCGGCTTTGAGCAACTGATAATACTCTGCGGTCGGTATGAAGGGGTAGACGACAGGATAAACAAGCTTTATGTCGACATGAAGATATCCACTGGGAAATATATAAATTCCGGTGGAGAGTACGCCTGTTCCCTGATAGTGGATGCCGTATCGAGATATCTTCCTGGAGTTCTCGGAAACACGGAGTCTCTTGCCTCCGAATCTCTTAAAAACGGGCTTCTTGAGTACCCTCAGTACACGAAGCCGCGAACGTACAGGGGGGAGAAGGTTCCCGAGGTGCTTATTTCTGGAGACCACGAAAAAATAAGGAAATGGAGAAGGCGGGAAAGCATAAAAAGCACATTTATCCAAAATCCCGCTTCTCTTGACGCCGCGCAACTCTCCAAAGATGAAGATGCCTTTTTGAAGGAGCTTAAGGCCGAGAGTGCCGCCGGTTTTAAGGTTTATATAGCGCTTGTCCATCATCCGGTGTACAACAGCCGCCTCGAAGTCGTCTCAACTGCTTTTAAAAGCATAGACGCGCACGACATATCTAGGGACGCCACCACCTACGGGGTGAGAAAGTTCTATCTGATAAACCCCGTGGAGGAGCAGCGCCGCCTCGCTGGGAGGCTCGTTGATCACTGGATTGAGGGAGAGGGAAAGAATTTTAACGAGACTAAAAGCAAGGCCTTCGGCATTATAAGCGTAATAAGCACGATCGAGGAGGCCGTAGGGCAAATAGAGGAAATAGAGGGGAAAAAACCAAAGATCGTAGCCACAGACGCCCGCTTTTCAGACGACATGACGGGCTACCGGACTCTTCGGGAGAAAATATTCGAAAATGAAGAACCGTTTCTGATTCTTTTCGGTACGGGATCGGGACTCACCCTTGAGACGATAAAAGCGGCCGACTACGTCCTTAGGCCCATAAGCGGTTACAGCGAATTTAACCATCTTTCGGTAAGAAGCGCGGCCGCCATAGTGCTTGACAGGCTGCTTTCCTGCGGAGCCTAA
- the rimM gene encoding 16S rRNA processing protein RimM, translating to MALPESAKQSLVLYGKITKRHGLSGEVKMFAFGGHPETLSRVKKVYIEVPDRTEPGKFILSRVRTQKNTAILKLKGVDTPEAADGLRNLNVLVERDDLQPPGEDEYYWSDLIGLQVCTSRGETVGEVRDLIDSGGHDILVIKSSGRGREFLVPFVKRFVTAVDLDGSVITVEPVEGLLE from the coding sequence ATAGCATTGCCGGAAAGTGCGAAACAAAGTCTTGTTCTCTACGGGAAGATAACGAAAAGACATGGCCTTTCCGGTGAAGTAAAAATGTTCGCCTTCGGCGGACATCCTGAAACCCTCTCCAGGGTGAAAAAAGTCTATATAGAAGTTCCCGACCGGACAGAACCCGGGAAATTCATCCTGTCTCGGGTAAGAACCCAGAAAAACACCGCAATTTTGAAATTAAAGGGCGTCGATACGCCCGAAGCCGCCGACGGTCTGAGGAATCTCAATGTGCTTGTGGAAAGAGATGATCTGCAGCCCCCCGGGGAGGATGAATATTACTGGTCTGATCTCATCGGGCTTCAGGTTTGTACTTCCCGCGGAGAGACTGTCGGTGAAGTAAGAGACCTCATAGACTCGGGCGGACACGATATTTTAGTGATAAAAAGTTCAGGGCGGGGGCGGGAATTTCTGGTTCCGTTTGTTAAAAGATTCGTGACTGCGGTAGATCTTGACGGTTCTGTGATTACCGTGGAGCCGGTAGAGGGGCTCCTCGAGTAG
- a CDS encoding KH domain-containing protein codes for MSQLREFVEFMAKSIVDSPEEVQVTEVAGEKTTVIELRVASEDLGKVIGKQGRTAKAIRSILSAAAAKMKKRAVLEILE; via the coding sequence ATGAGTCAACTCAGAGAGTTCGTCGAATTCATGGCCAAGTCCATTGTCGACAGCCCTGAAGAGGTTCAGGTTACGGAAGTAGCTGGTGAGAAGACTACGGTTATTGAGCTTAGGGTTGCCTCAGAAGATCTGGGAAAGGTAATCGGAAAGCAGGGAAGAACAGCAAAGGCGATTCGCAGCATACTGAGCGCCGCGGCCGCGAAAATGAAAAAACGCGCCGTCTTGGAGATTCTTGAATAG
- the rpsP gene encoding 30S ribosomal protein S16 — MVKIRLSRIGSKKKPFYRIVAADVRSPRDGKFLEILGHYDPRKKPHELKIDIERVQAWMDNGAKATNRVSKLISQVT; from the coding sequence TTGGTCAAGATAAGATTGAGCAGGATAGGATCCAAGAAGAAACCGTTCTACAGGATAGTCGCCGCGGATGTGCGTTCCCCGCGCGACGGGAAGTTTCTTGAAATACTGGGACATTACGATCCGAGAAAAAAACCCCACGAATTGAAGATAGACATAGAGAGAGTACAGGCATGGATGGATAACGGCGCCAAGGCAACCAATAGGGTGAGCAAGCTCATATCTCAGGTTACGTAG
- a CDS encoding signal recognition particle protein: MFEGISQKLGTTLKRIGGYGKLSEKNIEDALREVRLSLLEADVNFRVVRQFTGLVKERALGREVEASLNPGQQFIKIVKEELTEILGRENEPLNLNVAPPAIIMLVGLQGSGKTTTASKLAKFLKERHGKTPLLVPADIYRPAAIEQLKVLGEKIDVSVYDTVAGTDPVDVCADAVSASARVGADAVIIDTAGRLHLDRELMDELGSIKKRVNPHEILLVADSMTGQDAVNVSQSFDEAVDLDGVVLTKMDADARGGAALSIKATTGKPIKFFGTGEKADALEVFHPDRIASRILGMGDVLSLIEKAEDAFEEEKTQKLAERISKKQFSLEDYRESIVAMGKLGSIENIAHMVPGMKKITDNPEAMVKAEEEIKKSLAIINSMTAPERRDHTILNGSRRKRIARGSGTTVPDVNRMIKNYIQMRNMMKNMGKMGKLAKRMMKFR; this comes from the coding sequence ATGTTTGAAGGAATCTCACAGAAGCTCGGTACCACCCTCAAAAGGATAGGGGGGTACGGAAAGCTAAGCGAAAAGAACATAGAAGATGCGCTTCGCGAAGTGCGCCTGAGCCTGCTTGAAGCCGACGTCAATTTCAGGGTAGTCCGCCAGTTCACCGGACTTGTCAAGGAAAGAGCGCTGGGCCGGGAGGTCGAGGCAAGCCTTAACCCGGGACAGCAGTTCATAAAGATAGTCAAGGAGGAGCTTACAGAGATTCTGGGACGGGAAAACGAGCCCCTGAATCTTAACGTTGCGCCTCCCGCGATAATAATGCTGGTAGGGCTTCAGGGTTCGGGAAAAACCACCACGGCCTCGAAGCTTGCCAAGTTCCTGAAGGAGCGCCACGGAAAAACCCCTCTGCTTGTTCCCGCGGACATCTACCGTCCCGCTGCCATAGAGCAGTTAAAGGTGCTCGGAGAAAAAATAGACGTAAGTGTCTACGATACCGTCGCCGGCACGGACCCCGTAGACGTGTGCGCGGACGCGGTTTCGGCCTCCGCTAGAGTGGGTGCGGACGCGGTGATCATAGACACGGCGGGACGCCTTCATCTTGACCGCGAGCTTATGGATGAACTGGGGAGCATAAAGAAGAGGGTGAATCCCCATGAAATTCTCCTGGTCGCTGACTCAATGACGGGACAGGATGCCGTTAATGTTTCGCAGAGTTTTGATGAAGCCGTTGATCTTGACGGCGTGGTCCTTACCAAAATGGATGCGGACGCCAGGGGAGGGGCGGCCCTTTCGATAAAGGCTACAACGGGCAAACCGATCAAGTTTTTCGGAACGGGAGAGAAAGCCGACGCGCTTGAGGTCTTTCACCCCGATAGAATAGCCTCGAGAATCTTGGGCATGGGAGACGTCCTCAGCCTTATAGAAAAGGCAGAAGACGCCTTTGAAGAGGAAAAAACGCAAAAACTTGCCGAAAGGATATCCAAGAAACAGTTCTCCCTCGAAGATTACCGCGAGTCGATAGTGGCCATGGGCAAGCTCGGCTCCATAGAAAACATAGCGCACATGGTGCCGGGAATGAAAAAGATCACCGACAACCCCGAAGCGATGGTGAAGGCCGAGGAGGAGATAAAGAAAAGCCTTGCCATAATCAACTCCATGACCGCGCCCGAAAGAAGAGATCACACGATCCTGAACGGCAGCCGCAGAAAAAGAATTGCGAGAGGAAGCGGAACCACCGTTCCTGACGTGAACCGAATGATAAAAAACTACATACAAATGCGAAACATGATGAAAAATATGGGGAAAATGGGTAAACTAGCAAAAAGAATGATGAAATTCAGATAA
- a CDS encoding methyltransferase domain-containing protein, whose amino-acid sequence MDKTFQTTIINLICVLSEAPLKLGIYGYIKQFLRDPKSTGSITPSNEELSELVTETARLDEMGTVVELGPGTGVFTEKILEKKNPDALFFAIEINPEFYEATKSRCPSATVYKDSAENMKKYLEQHGKDSCDCIISSLPWAVFDHGTQDRLLDVIWDVLRPGGKMITFSYSISMMVPNARRFRSILRSKFSNVAKSKTVWSNFPPAFVYSAKK is encoded by the coding sequence ATGGACAAAACATTCCAAACTACTATAATTAATTTGATTTGCGTTTTATCGGAGGCGCCGTTGAAACTTGGAATATACGGGTACATAAAGCAGTTTCTCAGGGATCCCAAAAGCACCGGTTCCATAACTCCTTCAAATGAAGAACTGTCGGAACTTGTCACCGAGACCGCGCGGCTCGATGAAATGGGGACCGTTGTGGAACTGGGTCCGGGAACCGGGGTTTTTACCGAGAAGATTCTTGAGAAAAAAAACCCCGACGCGCTGTTTTTCGCAATAGAAATCAACCCCGAGTTCTACGAAGCGACCAAGTCCCGATGTCCTTCCGCTACAGTCTACAAGGATTCCGCGGAAAACATGAAAAAATACCTTGAGCAGCACGGAAAAGATTCCTGCGACTGCATTATTTCAAGTCTTCCGTGGGCGGTGTTCGATCACGGAACCCAGGACAGGCTCCTTGACGTTATATGGGACGTGCTGAGGCCTGGAGGCAAGATGATTACCTTCAGTTACTCAATCAGCATGATGGTTCCAAACGCCAGGAGATTCCGCTCGATTCTGCGAAGCAAGTTTTCAAACGTGGCCAAGTCGAAAACGGTCTGGTCAAATTTCCCTCCCGCATTCGTGTACAGCGCGAAAAAGTAA
- the polA gene encoding DNA polymerase I, with amino-acid sequence MSQHLLYLIDGSSYIFRAYYGVRADLSTSDGFPTKAVYGFATMLLKFLREYEPRYLGMVFDSKGKVFRNEIYPEYKANRDEAPENLKLQFPKIFELVRAFSIPMLAMEGYEADDIMGTIARAQGTSKVVLVTGDKDFCQLVSEKVTLVDTMKERVTGVQEVRQKYGIEPGQMIDFFALVGDAVDNIPGVARVGEKTASALISKYGDLDGVYGNLEEIEEIRPSIARSLREHKDDAYLSRELVTIKTDVEVGTGIEDFRYDGYATEDLQEIFSELEFEKLLDEIGASRTRDESEAVRYDSYETVFEEKALGRVVSMVEEAGELSIDLETDSKLPMNAGIVGFSLCPAPGRAFYVPVGHVGTIEAEKQMGLQAVLSMLKPILESEDINKTGQNIKYEMLVLRNHGVTLRGIYFDTMLAAHLLDASRGSYKLDELSRTELGHRMISYDDVTGKGKSKKNFSEVDIETATRYSCEDSDVTLILSRKFLETLKQEGLWDLYRENVLGLLPVLCDMEFTGVSVDIAILEEMSKEFEKDLSSIEAEIYEKTGGKFNINSTKQLSEVLFEKLRLPARKKTAKGAFSTDSEVLRDLSTIHEVPRLILRHRFLSKLKSTYIDQLPRLINPATGRIHTSFNPAGTSTGRLSSRDPNLQNIPIKTEDGKKIRKSFVAKDGCLILSADYSQIELRLLAHFSGDPTLLEALRGNKDVHIATACEIFNATEDQVTSEMRNLAKTINFGIIYGISAFGLSKQLGTTVSVSRNYINRYFDRYSEVKAYMQSSVEEARSRGYTETLVGRRRPIPELVSRNRVERNRGEREAINTPIQGSAADIINLAMIRIFTRLEEEGFRSKMILQVHDELLFEVHETELEELQTHIKNDMENAWELSVPLRVEMRAAENWAEAH; translated from the coding sequence ATGTCCCAGCATCTGCTCTATCTTATTGACGGCAGTTCATATATATTCAGGGCGTATTATGGCGTAAGGGCCGATCTTTCCACCTCCGACGGGTTTCCAACCAAAGCCGTCTACGGATTCGCCACCATGCTTCTTAAGTTCCTCAGGGAATACGAACCGAGGTACCTAGGGATGGTGTTCGATTCCAAGGGGAAAGTGTTCAGAAACGAAATATACCCAGAGTACAAGGCCAACAGGGATGAGGCGCCCGAGAATCTAAAGCTTCAGTTTCCAAAGATTTTCGAGCTGGTCCGAGCGTTTTCGATCCCGATGCTCGCAATGGAAGGATACGAGGCCGACGACATAATGGGGACTATAGCCAGGGCACAGGGAACATCAAAGGTCGTCCTGGTTACCGGAGACAAGGACTTCTGCCAGCTGGTGTCTGAGAAAGTGACTCTGGTTGACACAATGAAGGAGCGGGTAACCGGAGTGCAGGAAGTGCGCCAGAAGTACGGGATCGAACCCGGACAGATGATTGATTTCTTCGCTCTTGTAGGAGATGCGGTTGACAACATTCCAGGAGTGGCGCGCGTAGGGGAGAAAACCGCCTCGGCCCTTATATCCAAGTACGGGGATCTTGACGGCGTATACGGCAACCTAGAAGAAATTGAAGAAATTCGCCCCAGTATCGCACGGAGTCTAAGAGAGCATAAAGACGACGCGTACCTTAGCCGTGAACTCGTTACCATAAAAACCGATGTCGAGGTAGGAACCGGTATCGAAGACTTTAGATACGATGGATACGCGACCGAAGATCTTCAGGAAATATTCTCAGAGCTTGAATTCGAAAAGCTCCTAGACGAAATCGGCGCATCCCGCACGCGAGACGAAAGCGAAGCGGTAAGATACGATTCCTACGAAACCGTTTTCGAGGAAAAAGCCCTCGGCCGGGTCGTAAGCATGGTAGAGGAAGCGGGAGAACTCTCAATAGATCTTGAGACGGATTCAAAGCTGCCGATGAACGCAGGGATAGTGGGCTTTTCACTCTGCCCCGCTCCGGGGCGGGCTTTTTACGTTCCTGTGGGACATGTCGGAACTATAGAGGCTGAAAAACAGATGGGACTTCAAGCTGTGCTCTCGATGCTGAAACCCATTTTGGAATCTGAAGATATAAACAAAACAGGACAGAACATAAAATACGAGATGCTGGTGCTCAGAAACCACGGAGTCACACTCAGAGGAATTTACTTCGACACTATGCTGGCGGCGCATCTGCTTGACGCCTCTCGGGGAAGCTACAAGCTTGACGAACTCTCAAGAACAGAACTTGGTCACAGGATGATTTCCTACGATGATGTTACGGGAAAAGGAAAATCCAAGAAGAATTTCTCCGAAGTCGATATAGAGACTGCGACAAGATATTCCTGCGAAGATTCTGACGTGACGCTCATTCTCTCGAGGAAGTTCCTCGAAACTCTCAAGCAAGAGGGACTCTGGGATCTTTACAGGGAAAACGTCCTGGGACTTCTTCCGGTTCTCTGCGATATGGAGTTCACGGGAGTAAGCGTTGACATCGCAATTCTTGAGGAAATGTCCAAGGAATTTGAAAAGGATCTCAGCTCCATCGAGGCCGAAATATACGAAAAAACCGGAGGGAAGTTCAACATAAACTCAACAAAGCAGCTTTCCGAAGTGCTTTTCGAGAAACTTCGCCTTCCCGCCAGAAAGAAGACCGCTAAAGGCGCTTTTTCCACCGATTCCGAAGTGCTGAGGGATCTCTCAACAATCCACGAGGTACCACGTCTCATACTCAGACACAGGTTTCTTTCCAAGCTCAAATCCACCTACATTGATCAGCTTCCAAGGCTAATTAATCCTGCCACGGGAAGGATACACACCTCCTTTAATCCCGCCGGCACTTCGACCGGAAGGTTGAGCTCAAGGGATCCTAATCTTCAGAACATCCCGATAAAAACCGAAGACGGAAAAAAGATAAGAAAGTCTTTCGTGGCGAAAGACGGCTGCCTCATACTGTCGGCAGATTATTCCCAGATAGAGCTTCGCCTGCTCGCCCATTTCTCCGGGGACCCTACCCTGCTCGAGGCGCTTCGAGGCAACAAGGACGTACACATCGCCACGGCCTGCGAAATCTTTAACGCAACCGAAGACCAAGTCACCTCGGAGATGCGCAATCTCGCCAAGACCATAAACTTCGGGATAATATACGGCATAAGTGCCTTCGGGCTCTCAAAACAGCTCGGTACCACGGTCTCGGTCTCAAGAAATTACATAAACAGGTATTTCGACAGATACTCGGAAGTGAAAGCCTATATGCAGTCATCGGTTGAAGAAGCGAGGAGCAGGGGGTACACCGAAACGCTTGTCGGCAGAAGAAGGCCGATACCGGAGCTTGTGTCGAGGAACAGGGTGGAGAGGAACAGAGGGGAACGCGAGGCCATAAATACTCCGATACAGGGATCTGCGGCGGATATAATAAATCTGGCCATGATCCGCATATTCACAAGACTTGAAGAAGAAGGTTTTCGCTCGAAGATGATTCTTCAGGTTCACGACGAGCTTCTTTTCGAAGTGCATGAAACGGAACTTGAAGAACTGCAGACTCATATAAAAAACGACATGGAAAACGCTTGGGAACTCAGTGTGCCGCTCAGAGTGGAAATGCGCGCCGCGGAGAACTGGGCCGAAGCCCACTGA